TTCCTTATCTTTAAACAATTGTACTGTTGGTGTTCCTGTCACTCCGGCATTTTCAGCAATATCTCGATCTTTATCAATGTCGATTTCGACAAAGTGAATCTTACCATCAAATTCATCGACTACTTTATTTAATATCGGTTTCAAGGTATGACAGGGACCACAACCAGGAGAAACATATTTTACCAACAGCAAGCGATCGCTTTCATGGAATAATTTCCTTAAAGCATAACCCCCCTCATGGCGTGTTGCTTGCAAATTAAACTCTGTTTCTGCTTTCTGTGTTTCTGGTTGCGTTGCTAATTCATTATTTGCTGTTTCTGGTTGATGATGGAACTCATGAATTAAATTCTTTGATGATAACCATCTTTCTGCTAACATGGCCGCCATACAACCAGTACCCGCTGCTGTAATTGCTTGCCTAAATTCATGATCCTGCACGTCACCGGCTGCAAATACACCTTCTAAACTGGTTTCTACACCACCATGTTGAGTGACAATGTACCCCACCTCATCCAGCTCTAATTGTCCCTGAAATAAATCTGTATTGGGCTTGTGACCAACAGCGTAAAATAAACCTTTAGCATTGATGGTACTTTCTTCCCCGGTTTGATTATTACGAACTTGCACACCGGTCATATTACCCTTACCAACCACATCTACCGCTTCGGTGTGCCAATGTACCTTTATTTTTGGGTTGCTCAAAACTCTATCTTGCATGGCTTTAGAAGCCCGCATTTTTTCAGAACGCACTAATAAATGTACCTGAGAACCATACTTCGTTAAATAAATTGCTTCCTCCGCTGCTGAATCTCCCGCACCAATAACCGCTAACTCAGCACCGCGAAAGATGGGGGTTGCACCATCACAAATCGCACAAGCGGAAATTCCCCGACTCCAAAATTGATGTTCACTGGGTAAACCCAAACGTTTAGCTGTTGCACCAGTAGCGATAATTAAACTATGTGCTTTGAGTTCCCTTTCTTGGGAACGAATAGTAAAAGGACGCTGACTTAAATCAACTGATATCACATCTTCAGTATATAACTCAGCCCCCCACCGTTCCGCTTGCGCTTTCATGTTATCCATCAAGTCTGGTCCGGTAATACCTTGGGGAAACCCTGGAAAGTTCTCAACTTCTGTGGTTGTCATCAGTTGTCCACCGGGTAAACCTCCTGCTTGGAAACCTTCAAAAACCACAGGTTTTAAATTTGCCCTTCCTGCATAGATAGCTGCTGTATAGCCAGCAGGACCAGAACCGATAATTACTAAGTTTTCTACTGTGGGGTTAGTCATATTATCCAAACTCATAACGACTACGTTTAATTTAAGCATAGCATAACAAATGCAGTGATAAAAGTTGGGGTGATTTGGGCATACTGGGATTAGGGTGTATCTCCAAGTAATATTGCGTTGATATTCTGCTGATTTTTGTCAAACTAACTACTTAAAAATAAGATGAAAAGCGATTTCAAAAGGCAACTTTTAGGGTACATCCTCCCAAAAAAGCAAGATAACGCAGGTTTTACACTAACTGAACTAATTATAGTTACAGTAATTATTGGTATACTGTCTGCGATCGCCCTACCCTCAATATTGAGCCGAGCTAATAAAAGTAAGCAGACTGAAGCTAAACTATATACTGGCTCAATGAATCGCGCTCAACAGGCTTATTATCTGGAAAATACCGCCTTTACTACTTCTATTGATAATTTAGGAATTGGGATTCAACCCCAAACTGAGAACTATGACTACAATATCCAGATAAATAACACAGTCGCTACAAATAACGGTGTTTCTAGGAAAAAAGCTTTAAATTCTTATGTAGGAGTTACTTATTTGAATACATTTATCAGCACAGCAGGTACTGTTGAGTCAGTGACGATAACTATTTTATGTGAAAGCCCTAATACTGGTGTGGGTACTCAGCAAACTATGACATCAGGGGTTTGTCCCACTGGTTGGTTACTGTTGCCAAAATAAGTGATAAGGAAGGTATGATTTAATTTACTATAAAATTCTGAAGAATAACATTGATGATCATGAATAATTCTAACTCTGATTTGTGGGATAAGATTCGTCAGCAATTTGACAGCGCACCATATCCCAGAATGCCCCTGGATAAATCGCCTAAAGACAATCCTAATTTACTGTACATTCATAATTTATCAACGGCTTATTATTTAAGAAACAAAAAATTTGTAGATACTAAAGATAAAATAATTTTAGATGCTGGTTGTGGGACTGGTTACAAATCATTATTTTTAGCAGAAGCTAATCCTGGTGCAAAAATAGTCGGTGTTGATATCTCATCAGAATCAATCCAATTAGCCAAACAGCGCCTAGAATATCATGGGTTTAATAATGCCGAATTTCATGTTTTATCAATCTATGATTTACCTGAGCTAAATTATAAATTTGACTATATAAATT
This genomic interval from Anabaena sphaerica FACHB-251 contains the following:
- the trxB gene encoding thioredoxin-disulfide reductase, which codes for MTNPTVENLVIIGSGPAGYTAAIYAGRANLKPVVFEGFQAGGLPGGQLMTTTEVENFPGFPQGITGPDLMDNMKAQAERWGAELYTEDVISVDLSQRPFTIRSQERELKAHSLIIATGATAKRLGLPSEHQFWSRGISACAICDGATPIFRGAELAVIGAGDSAAEEAIYLTKYGSQVHLLVRSEKMRASKAMQDRVLSNPKIKVHWHTEAVDVVGKGNMTGVQVRNNQTGEESTINAKGLFYAVGHKPNTDLFQGQLELDEVGYIVTQHGGVETSLEGVFAAGDVQDHEFRQAITAAGTGCMAAMLAERWLSSKNLIHEFHHQPETANNELATQPETQKAETEFNLQATRHEGGYALRKLFHESDRLLLVKYVSPGCGPCHTLKPILNKVVDEFDGKIHFVEIDIDKDRDIAENAGVTGTPTVQLFKDKELVKELKGVKQKSEYRQLIESNL
- a CDS encoding type IV pilin-like G/H family protein encodes the protein MKSDFKRQLLGYILPKKQDNAGFTLTELIIVTVIIGILSAIALPSILSRANKSKQTEAKLYTGSMNRAQQAYYLENTAFTTSIDNLGIGIQPQTENYDYNIQINNTVATNNGVSRKKALNSYVGVTYLNTFISTAGTVESVTITILCESPNTGVGTQQTMTSGVCPTGWLLLPK